In Fimbriimonadaceae bacterium, the DNA window CTTCCACCGTGGCTGGGACCTGCACACGGAGCTGACGACGGACATCCCCAGCCAAGCCAAGGACGTGGACCAGGGTTGTGCGGCGTTGATCAAGGACCTCAAGCGTCGGGGACTTCTCGAGGACACGCTGGTCGTTTGGGGTGGCGAGTTCGGCCGTACGGTGTACTCCCAAGGGACCCTCACGCCGACGAACTACGGCCGAGACCACCACCCGCGAGCGTTCACGATGTGGATGGCCGGTGGCGGGGTGAAGCCGGGCATCGTGTACGGCGACACCGACGATTACGGCTACAACATCGTGGACAAGAGCGGGAACCCGATCGATCCGAGCGTGGACGAGTTCACGCCGGGGGCTGTCCACATCCACGACCTCCAGGCGACGATCCTCAACCAGCTGGGCATCGACCACAGCAAGCTGACCTACCACTACCAGGGCCGAGACTTCCGCCTCACCGACGTGCACGGGCACGTGGTGCGGGACCTTCTCGCCTGAGGCCCCCCGCCAGCAGCGCTCGAACCGCCGCAGCCTGGTCAATCAGCGTGGGTTTGTGGTCCTTGGCGGGCTTCCGATCAAAGCGGCTTCCGAACCATCCATCAGGCCCGCGGCCGTGCTCCTGCAGCCATCGCATGGCGTCGCGCGCCGCGCGGGCCCGGCCCGAAGAGGGAACGAGCGTCCAACTGTCGACAAGCAGGAACGCGAACTTGGCCTCGTCCGCCAATCGGCCATTCACGATCCACCGCTTGTGGCTTGCCTCCGCCATGCGCTCGGCATCTTCTCGGAAAGAGGCCTCGCCCGTGAGCCGCGCGAGGGTCGCCGCGGTCCGAATCATGAGGGCAGTGTTGTACGACCACTTGGTCCTTCCCACGCTGCCATCCAGGCGGATGGAATCCCAGAAGAGCCCGTCCTCCGGGTCCTGAAGGTGCGTCTTCGTCCACGAGTAGAGGGTCTTGGCCTTGGCCAGGAGCTCCGGCTCTCGGGTCCGCTCGTAGACCGCGAGACAAGCCGCGGCCGAGGGGCCGTTGGAGCAGGTGTTCTTGCTCTCCTTCTTCGCTTCGCGCCAGTAAATGCCTCCCCCAAGGGCCCCGTCCTCGCCGCTCAGGACGTATTTGAGCGCTTCCTCCGCGAACGTGAGGAATTTGGGTTCCCCAAGCACGTCCGAGGCCTCGACGAGCGCGAGGACCATCCACGCGTTGTCGTCGTAGTAGCGATCGGCGGACTTGGGCATGGGGAGCACGTCGTAGCCCGCGACGGGCCCCTCAGGATTCCAGTACGCGCGCGTCGCTTCAACATAGGCGCGAAGCTCTGCTTTCCATGCCGGGTCCTCCGCCGCCGCGGCCGCCATCGCGCTCATCAGCACGCCGACTCCCCAGTTGAATGCAGGTTCACGTTCGTCGAGCGCCTCGGCGTACAGTCCGTTCTCCAATCGGAAGGAATCGCGCACGCGCGTGAGAGTCGAGAGGCCCCATGCGCGGAAGTCGTCCTCCTGGCTTGGCGGAGAAATCGGGGGCAGAGCAACGACCGTCGCAAGCATGAATCCAATGAGCATGGCGGTTGTTACCTTGTCGTCCCCCACAGTTTCTCCAACAGGGCGTAGATGGTCGGATCGTGCTTCTTCAGCTCCTCCCTGGTGAAGGGAATGAAGTCGTTCCGGCTGAAGAACGCCTCGGTGGATTCGGCGAAGTACTCCTGCGGGTTGGTCATCGCGTAGGCGCGATCCATCCGCTTGTTGCCCTCCGCGTCGGTTCGTTCCACGCGGTCGTAGCCGCCACTCGCCTTTGCCTTATCGTAGGCCGCGATGATTTCCGGATTCTTGAAGCCCTTGGGCAGGACCAGATCGTGATAGGCGTGGGCCAGTTCGTGAAGGGCGAAGTTCGGCATGCGGCGCACCTCCACATCGAAGATCCCGACGTTGGTGAACTCGATGCCCTTGGCCATCGCTGGGTCGCGCCCGTTTTCTTTGAGCCAATCGGCCCCGGGGTGGTACTCGGCGCGCGGCTGGATCCCCGGATACTCGGGCGAGAAGTAGAGCGGCACCTTGCGAAGTTCGACCACGGCCGCCGCCGGAACGACCTGCACAATCTCCTCGAGCTGCTTCCGAAGAAGCTCGAGTGCGTGTTCCGTCTGGGCACCCTCTTTGTCCAGGAGGTCGCGATGGACGTAGACCGTCCACCCTTCGATGGTTCGCGTTTCTCGAAGAGGCTTGCCGTTGGCCGCCTCGTCGCGCGCCACGGCCTGGCCCCGGATGGCGCGCTGGGCTTCCAGAAGGCGCGCGGGCCAACGGAACGCCGGTGCGGAATCAGGGTCGTAGCCCGCCATGTGGCCGGATAGGCGCGTAGCGGGCTTCGTGTACTTGATGGCCGTGTCGCCGAACACTTCTCGGCACATCGCGGCCAGTTCGGGGTCGTACTCGATCAAGAGGGCGCGGGTGTTCACATGGTTGTGGTCGTGGTCGTTGACGCGGTTGTTGTCGAACCAGGACTGGACCCCTTCGGCGAAGTACTCGTGGTGGTTGGTGGCCGCGTACTTGCCCTTCCACAGACCGGCCTTCATGGCGGCGTCGTACGTGG includes these proteins:
- a CDS encoding glycoside hydrolase family 76 protein; translated protein: MLIGFMLATVVALPPISPPSQEDDFRAWGLSTLTRVRDSFRLENGLYAEALDEREPAFNWGVGVLMSAMAAAAAEDPAWKAELRAYVEATRAYWNPEGPVAGYDVLPMPKSADRYYDDNAWMVLALVEASDVLGEPKFLTFAEEALKYVLSGEDGALGGGIYWREAKKESKNTCSNGPSAAACLAVYERTREPELLAKAKTLYSWTKTHLQDPEDGLFWDSIRLDGSVGRTKWSYNTALMIRTAATLARLTGEASFREDAERMAEASHKRWIVNGRLADEAKFAFLLVDSWTLVPSSGRARAARDAMRWLQEHGRGPDGWFGSRFDRKPAKDHKPTLIDQAAAVRALLAGGLRREGPAPRARARR